Part of the Echeneis naucrates chromosome 1, fEcheNa1.1, whole genome shotgun sequence genome, CAGTTATATTTTGATTAAATGACAATTTGTTTCATTACCGCCTCTCCTTCCTAACTATTTTAGGTTCTGGTGGCTTTGACATGTATAGCGGAGGTTATAAGGACTCGATGTCTGGTCTTGGGGGCTATgggggaggaggcggaggagcaggaggaggccACATGAAGAGAGGTCTCTTGGGTGCGTCCCTGCTCTCATCCACAGGGACACATGCAGATGCCGTAATTGCCAAGATTAACCAGCGCTTAGACATGCTCACTCAGTTGGAGGGCGGGATGAAAGGAGGTCGGGATGACAGGTATTTgcttttttggtgttttttttttttttttttttttggatccaTACGGTCTTCATTCATTATATTGCTACCACACACCCATTCATTAAATCTCTCACCAATCCCTTTAATGGGTGAAGTTTAATAACATAGTGTCGTAATGTGGCATTCCATTggtttcagtaaatgttttgatTAACACTTCTGTTTGGTGTAAAAGATGCTTAGGCCTTCTGATGCTTTTGGTAATCCAAAAGTAAAACCTTCTTCTAGTGTGTGTCCTGGAGTAGAACTGAGTTCTGTGAAGTGTCAATGTAGCTACAGAATTAGTTTTACTGTCCTAGAACGGTGAGGCTCCTCCGGGAAATTGAGCTGTTTTAGCCTGGTATTGCAGGTATTTACACTTCACACTGAGCTTTGGGTTAATTATGTATGCCTCAATTCCTGTTTGGGATGAAAAGGGTGAGGTTTGCTCACAGGCTGCATTTGAATGCCTTAGCATCTGAGGAAGCTTCAATTGCTACCCGTttgcgttgttgttgttgtttgtctgattGCTGGGGGAAGTGTTGTCATTCTTCAAAACCATAGGTGTTGTGAAAACGCATGCCCCCTCATTGGAGGTGCAACTAGAggccacttttttttaatttggaacGTACTGACATCCTTGCACATGAAACCAGTCCATTTTGACATAGCAACCCTTCAACATTGCTTTTGCCTtgactttgtgtttacttgtaTATACACTCTGCTCCTCTCATCCTCCATGTGACCTAACCCTGTGTTCTGGCTTTAGGTTGCACGAAAGTGATGAGCTCTCAAAGAAAAGCTTGATATTTCTTTGTCAAGCTGAGATGTGTAATTAAGGTTTGCCTGATGTTTTTTCCAAAAAATGCCCTTTATCCTGGAAAAAACCCAGTTTACATGTCATCCCCCTTCTTGAGTAATCACTGTAATCCAGTCTTTCCAGGATATTTCACCACTCGCACATGTCTCAGGGCATCACTGGTTCTGATGGACCATGTTCATGCCTATTAAAAGATTCACAGCCTATCCTTTGAACAAGGAATTGGGTTTAAGAAACTGCATCCCCTTAGTCTGCAGGATACTGTTTGATCTCCAACAGGAAATGTGGTtggatgaaacaaaactaaattgATAAATGACAAAGACCACAGCCAGAAAGTTAACTTGTTTTGGATCATTCATTTCTGATCTCATGCGGTTAATGAAATAAAGCTGGGGCTGACAAGAAACCCAAAGGAGAAAGCGAGACCACGGAGGAAAAGCAATAGCAGGTGGAGAAATCCAGACCTGactgccctccctgcctcctttgctctctgcttttctctatcaatcctctccctccctctcacagGTTTGACCAGTACGAGTCATTCGACTCACGCTCCTCTGCCCTCACCTCCTCCCGAGATCTCTACAGATCTGGCGGCGGTAGCTATGGTTATGGTGATGGCCGTGGGGACAATCTCCTGTTGGGTCAGCGAGGAGGCTCGGGCTTCGGAGGGGGAATGGGGctagggggaggaggaggctttGACAGCCCCTCCTCTTCCTATGGAGTCGCTAAAATGCGACAGACTATGAGGGAGTCCTTCACCAGTGGCCAGGGAGGAGGTTCTGGAGGTGGAGGATGGGCTGGAGCAGGCCGACGTTCCCCCAGAAGGGGTGGAAGTGCCGGGGGTCGAGGAGCTGGAGGACGGTTTGGAAGCCGCAGGTCTGATCCCGCTCCATTAGGCGGTGGACGGGGAGCTGGTAGTGGTGGCCAATCCCACCACGGCCACTCTCCAGGAGGTGGTAGAGGCAAGCTCCCATCCCTCCTGTCCAACCACATGTACCCTGAGAGTGGGGGCTTCCACCAGGGTTCCAACCAAGGGCCTCACGACTTTCCTGGGAGGCACTTTGGAGGGGGCCCACGGGCTGGCCGCCAGCGAGGCCGCAAGAGACCCCTCAACAAAGTAAGTACCTCCAGCCAAATAAGACCTCCTCAGACACTGGGCAAAAGTTAAGCCCTTTCTGATTCCCTCCTTTTTGTTCCCTCACCCAACTGGCAAGTCAAGTCAGCCTTAAGTGCAAGTACCCGCTATGTGCCTTCTAAAGGAATTTGTCCCAAACAACCCCCGACACACACTACACATTACTTGGTCATAGAAACTGGGCCCACCTTTCATTTAATGTGGTCAGAAATGCTTCAGGGAACAGCGCTTTAGTATAATAAAGGCAAGTGACTCCCCACTCTGCCcagttctttgtcttttttacttGTTGCGTTGttgatttcactttttatttttattttattttgttttttttgttgttttttgttttttgccccaATTCTGGGTAGTCTTAACATAAGGCGAACAACCCTGATGAGGAAATGTCTAAAGAAGACATGTCAAGCCTGCTAATTGGTCTTGACTAGCATTAGCATCTAGAATTCATTGATGTGTTCATAATGAGTTCTAGTTgtagtctcttttttttttttttttttgccgtatAATGTTATGTGAGTGCAAATTGAATTTTTTGACTGTAGCAGGTGAAGCCACAACGTGACGtccagaaaaagagaaagcagacGCTCACTGAAGCTGATGAGCCGGAGTCGAAAATAAACAAGACAGAGAGTGCAGAGTCAGAGGCTACCAAAGGTACCGCCTGAAATAAATTTGTGCTGTTCGGCAGCTGgcatatatatttttgtcttgATCTAATGTTTGTGCTATTGCTTTATAGAGCcagctgagaaaaatggtgatgaCAGTGAACCAAAGACTACTGCTGAGGTGAGTGGTTGCAGGTGATCTTTTTCCTCTCCAGATAATGGCCCGTCATGCACGTGTTAATGTTCCCAGATGAAAAAACCTCTGAATCACTTGATCTAATTGAAGAGTGCCATGTCTCTTCAAATTGTATTAACTGCTTGATGAATGATGCTGATTTTGAGTGTGGCCAAGATTAGCTGTCGATTATGGCAACTTATCACAGGGGTGTTCCTAAACTGGAGTATTGGACAGTTCTGAGGcaaaggtagaaaaaaaatgactgattacaagccaaaaacattgttttgctaaagtaattattaaaaataaaagctgttacAGGTTATAGGTGACTTTCTAAACAACAGGATGCTTTTCTTTACAGGATTCAAAACCTGctgaagatgaggaaggaggtaagccagacatttttttttatgttgtctttttctgtctaaatAAGATGCTTGTCTTGTATTAAAAGGGCTCACGCTAATCTTGTGATGTAAAACTTCTGCTCTTGTGCTTATGGTTAGCTGCACCCaagcaggaggaaaagaaaaagcctctGGGCAAGCAAACCTCAAACCAAGGTCAGGACAAGCACCCAAAaatgaggaagagaaggggCTTCCTAGAAAGGTGAGAGAACTGACTAAATAACCCTTAACTCTGCTTTAGGATTTACAATGTCCACCTCCTTTATCGCTggcttcctctttctctttaacTCAATACATCCAGACTGAGAAAAATATATTCTTAATTTAATCACTTCCTTGTTGATATGAATTTGTCTATGAAATACTTTGTTGCTATGATTGTTTTTACTAGCCATGCCTTAAATAACTGCTCATAATTTAAATCCCTCCTCACTTGGGTTTCACctacttttcattctgattaTACCGATTTCTAGTGGGTTTTAGGACTAAGACTCTGAATTCTGTTTTCAGGGTGATGTTTGCATGCTCCGTCTGTAAGTTCCGTTCGTTTTACAAGGAAGAAATGGAAACCCACCTAGAGAGTCGCTTCCACAAGGACCACTTTAAGTTCCTTTCCAGCCAACTCTCCAAGCCTACAACAGACTTCCTACAGGTGACTGAGATTTGTCAATACATGACATTCACACCTTTTGGGCACAAAATATATAAGTACAGGGGGTGGTACTGACCCAAATCCTAGTTTTACAAATTGCATCCTTCTCACCATTCGAATGCACATAGTTACTTTCCATGTTGTCTGGTTATGGATGTGAAAAGCAACAGATGGCATGTCCTAAGTTTTACCTCGCAGTTTCACTCTGAAAGTAAGACtggaaccacaaacacacacacgtactgaTTTCGCTTTGAAGGCCTCAGAAGTtgcttattttaaatataaccAAAGTTTAACTTGACTGGAGTCTCTGTTATGTTATCTGCCACATGTGAATACGGGAAGTAACTCAGGGTGTACACTCTGTGGCTTTGGCTTTGTAGGAGTACTTGCAGaacaaatttaaaaagacagagcagagggTCAGCCAACTGGAAAACCACAGTGCTGCCATCTGTCAGGTGTACAAAGAGCAAGACCTCACCAGGGGTAAGTAGGTTGTTTCTGTGCGGGGTCTGAAATGAACTTTTTGCCAAAGTGGCTGgtaggtgtaaaaaaaaaaaaaaaaaaaaaaaaaaaaatccactgccCAAGCACATTTTTCACCtgtcaaaataataacaaattgtttttttttttgttgtttttttttttttgttatacaCATTCCTGTCAGTCCGTTTTATTAACATCATATGGTATTATGCTGAATACAACCATACGAAGGAAGTCAGTGCAAAATTTTAAGCCAAGTCgttaattaatttttcaaaatgagggGGAAATCCCCcttatttgcctttttgtatgtttttttttttttattatttatttatttatttttattttttatttttttttatttaggcGGGCTATTACTAGCAAACTGAATGAACATTCTTACATCCCCTTAAAAATTTTACTTTGAGGGCTACATGTTTACAGTAAATCTACCTTTGATGTGTGGCGAGTGGTAATTTCAGACCccgtttctgtgtgtgttgttctccCAAGACCCAAAAAGTTTAAGTGATTGCTGAATGCAGACATTTTCACCTTTGTAGATCTTGGTTTGGAGCACTTCATGAGGAAAGTGGAAGCAGCTCATTGTGCAGCATGTGACCTCTTCATCCCCATGCAGCCCCATCTGATCCAGAAGCACATCAAGTCTCCTGACCACAACTACAACCGGAAGGTATGGCTGATCATCGCATCCTTCCTCCAGGAAACTCATTTCCTATACTAAATTGTGAAATTTTTAATGGAGTTcgattaatgtttttgtttttctttaaatgttttgtgaactgtcctgatttttttttttttaattatatatatatatatattcaaggGTATGATGGAGCAGTCCAAGAGGGCCAGTCTGTCAGTTGCTCGCAGTATCCTCAACCACAAACTCATTGGCAAGAAGCTGGAGAGTTACCTCAAGGTGTGTACAGAATCACGTGTCAATGCAAGTTTGTAATACAAATGCAAACTTTTTGGAGTGTATACAGTATTTAAgtattgtaaataaatacaataaataaatacttggaCCAGATTTATTTGTGCTCCCTGTGTGTTACTTACTATGCAAATATAGTTAAGGATAAGAGTTTGTGGTCACCACGTTTTTAACTGTAGTACAAGTGAAAGCAGTCTACCGTTTGCAACAAAATAGAGTATTATTTGTTCTAAATCTGAGAAgaattgtatttttaattttaaatgtagGGTGCTTTGACTTGTTGAAGTTTTTGCAATGCGCATCACCACAGACCATGCAGACTTGAGAGATTTGAGTCAGACTTCAGGGACACTGCAGACACATCTAataaagtttctgtttttgacaGGGTGAAAACCCGTTCATTGGTAACCAGGATGACCAGGATCCAGAGGACTCCATGGTTATGGACGTGTCAGAGATGGAGTTAACCACTGAGATAGGTGATGGTCAGACGGAGACAGAAACCGTCAAAGATGAGCCAGAGGCCAAAGGAGAGACCAGCCAAGAGACAGTTCAGGGTGAAGAgtcagcagcagaagcagtatcagaagcagcagcagcagcagctgaggaaaagATGGAAGAGGAGCTAAGAatggaaggaggggaggagcaCGGGAatccggaggaggaggaggaggaagggttTGAAgttgaggatgaagaggatgaggagggataTTTGGTGCACGATGAGACTGAAGAAGGATTACATGGTGAcctggaagaagaggaggatgaaggagtgGAGGCAGAGATTGGGGAGGAAGACAAGACTCTTGAATgactttttccccctcagtgTGATGCCACGTAAACGTCTCTCTGGACCATACAGTGACCCCCACTGTCCCATTCAACACAATTTCATTACCAGGCATATTAAGAATTGCATACCTGCTCCTAAAATCTTTCACCTTACAATAACTTGtatgtcagttttttgtttttgttttgttgttgtttttggaagGAAAAGTTTTGCATCTTGGGAAATATTATTCACTTTCTTGCAAATAGGTGGATTACAAGATGAGGTACAGTTGCTGCTCTATGTATGCCAACCCGTTGTTCCTCAAAGTGTTGGtagactttatttttttttttttttttgattgaagaAAACCAGACTCCCGGTTTTCCTCATTTCCCACCTTAACCCCACTAACCATCCTCCTTCTCTAgctccaaatgaaaacacaggtTAGATTTATCAGTCTTCAttgaaaaaatgtgaagaaaatctggaggaaaaaaagttgACTGTATTTCCAAGACTGTCAAACTGTTTCACACATACTTTTTTGTGCCTTTTGTTGAAAATATTCTTCGTTTAGATTTGTCTAGAATTTGTTAAGAAACATGAGTATTGAAAAGTTGAGATATTAAGTTCTAATCGAAGTTGACAAAACCTCATAGCATTCTGTCTGTTGCCAGCAGTTATAAAGAATGGATGACTTTTCCCAACCTTTTGGTATAAAGATCAGGGTGGGCTTTTTCTTCTACAGCTGAGGTGACTGACATAAATGACTGTCAGACGAACTTTTGTGATATTTGGAATGAATATCAGTCTTGTCtccaaactgttttgttttgctctgaatAAGAAATAAATTTGTTGACTAGATCACTGTTTCACTGGTTTGCATTAAAGATTTTAGTGTCATTTGCCTAATAAAGGGCTGTGAATTTAAAGCAAGATTGtcaaaaaacaagagcaaaagAAGTCATTTCTTAGTTGGATGACAAATGTGAATTATTTAAGTTCAACTGGGAGGTTAGTTTCTTTCCAGTTTCAGTGTAGCACTTAATAAAAGTTCTCTTGATAAAACATCTCTTGTAGTTCATTGTTTCCATTTATTGTATGACAAGCAATAGTGAGCATTGTCACTTAAGTTTGAGTTACAACCCAGAAGTATGTTAATTTGTAGATATACCAGTACACATTGTACTATAAAGTTTTGTGCTAGAGCAGTCAATCTTT contains:
- the akap8l gene encoding A-kinase anchor protein 8-like, translated to MDSRGYGSGYSSWGGGGSGNRGSGGFDMYSGGYKDSMSGLGGYGGGGGGAGGGHMKRGLLGASLLSSTGTHADAVIAKINQRLDMLTQLEGGMKGGRDDRFDQYESFDSRSSALTSSRDLYRSGGGSYGYGDGRGDNLLLGQRGGSGFGGGMGLGGGGGFDSPSSSYGVAKMRQTMRESFTSGQGGGSGGGGWAGAGRRSPRRGGSAGGRGAGGRFGSRRSDPAPLGGGRGAGSGGQSHHGHSPGGGRGKLPSLLSNHMYPESGGFHQGSNQGPHDFPGRHFGGGPRAGRQRGRKRPLNKQVKPQRDVQKKRKQTLTEADEPESKINKTESAESEATKEPAEKNGDDSEPKTTAEDSKPAEDEEGAAPKQEEKKKPLGKQTSNQGQDKHPKMRKRRGFLERVMFACSVCKFRSFYKEEMETHLESRFHKDHFKFLSSQLSKPTTDFLQEYLQNKFKKTEQRVSQLENHSAAICQVYKEQDLTRDLGLEHFMRKVEAAHCAACDLFIPMQPHLIQKHIKSPDHNYNRKGMMEQSKRASLSVARSILNHKLIGKKLESYLKGENPFIGNQDDQDPEDSMVMDVSEMELTTEIGDGQTETETVKDEPEAKGETSQETVQGEESAAEAVSEAAAAAAEEKMEEELRMEGGEEHGNPEEEEEEGFEVEDEEDEEGYLVHDETEEGLHGDLEEEEDEGVEAEIGEEDKTLE